A stretch of the Bacillus sp. FJAT-18017 genome encodes the following:
- the dprA gene encoding DNA-processing protein DprA produces the protein MDEVRKKLIEMIHGPETSWVQIGRRIKNGLPPDLVQRIPRLENLPVFSKQTDCSTSLFLPKDTLSERLREYEANHISIITILDPEYPDILKQIYQPPWALFAIGDVSILQKEPKLAVVGSREATQYGKNAIRLLFPSLIDRGIAIVSGLAKGIDTCAHECAIRNGGKTIAVIAGGFFHIYPEENRKLAAEIMDHQLILSEYPPDTKPSRWQFPMRNRIISGLSRGTIIIEAKRKSGSLITANYALNEGREVFSLPGSIFNPLSGGTNDLIQQGAKLVTNANDIIEELRIF, from the coding sequence ATGGATGAGGTAAGAAAGAAATTAATTGAAATGATTCACGGACCGGAAACCAGTTGGGTACAAATTGGCCGCCGGATAAAAAACGGACTGCCTCCAGATTTGGTTCAGAGAATTCCCCGTTTGGAGAACCTTCCTGTATTTTCTAAGCAAACGGATTGCTCAACTTCTCTTTTTCTCCCCAAAGATACCCTTTCTGAACGCCTTCGTGAATATGAAGCCAATCACATTTCCATTATTACAATTCTTGATCCTGAGTATCCCGATATTCTTAAGCAAATATATCAGCCGCCATGGGCGCTTTTTGCAATAGGTGATGTATCTATTTTACAAAAAGAGCCTAAACTTGCAGTAGTTGGTTCCCGTGAAGCAACACAATATGGGAAAAATGCAATAAGGCTGCTGTTCCCGAGTTTGATTGACAGAGGAATAGCGATTGTCAGCGGCTTGGCCAAGGGGATAGATACTTGTGCCCACGAATGTGCCATCCGGAACGGAGGCAAAACCATTGCAGTAATAGCTGGAGGATTTTTTCATATCTATCCTGAAGAAAATAGAAAACTAGCAGCCGAAATAATGGATCATCAGCTTATTCTCTCGGAGTACCCTCCAGATACTAAGCCTTCACGGTGGCAGTTCCCAATGCGAAACCGGATTATTAGCGGACTTTCACGCGGAACTATTATAATAGAAGCAAAAAGAAAGAGCGGTTCATTGATCACCGCGAATTATGCTTTGAATGAAGGCCGAGAAGTATTTTCTCTTCCTGGAAGTATTTTTAATCCGTTATCGGGTGGTACAAACGACTTAATTCAGCAAGGAGCTAAGCTTGTTACAAACGCAAATGATATAATAGAAGAATTGCGCATATTTTAG
- the sucD gene encoding succinate--CoA ligase subunit alpha produces MSVFINKDTKVIVQGITGSTALFHTKQMLEYGTKIVGGTSPGKGGQEVEGVPVFNTVREAVEATGANASVIYVPAPFAADAIIEAVDADLDLAICITEHIPVLDMVKVKRYMEGKKTRLVGPNCPGVITADECKIGIMPGYIHTKGHVGVVSRSGTLTYEAVHQLTQAGIGQTTAVGIGGDPVNGTNFIDCLKAFNEDPETYAVIMIGEIGGTAEEEAAEWVKANMTKPVVGFIGGRTAPPGKRMGHAGAIISGGKGTADEKIRVMNECGIKVADTPAVMGETLIEVLKEKGLYEKCKTH; encoded by the coding sequence GTGAGTGTATTTATTAATAAAGATACAAAGGTCATCGTCCAGGGAATTACTGGATCGACTGCGCTTTTCCATACAAAACAAATGCTTGAATATGGCACCAAAATTGTCGGCGGTACTTCTCCTGGCAAAGGCGGCCAGGAAGTTGAAGGCGTTCCTGTTTTCAATACAGTCCGTGAAGCAGTTGAAGCAACTGGCGCGAACGCTTCGGTCATTTATGTTCCGGCTCCGTTTGCCGCAGATGCAATCATAGAGGCGGTCGATGCTGATCTAGACTTAGCCATTTGTATCACAGAACATATCCCGGTTTTGGATATGGTCAAGGTGAAACGCTACATGGAAGGCAAAAAGACTCGGCTTGTTGGGCCAAACTGTCCGGGAGTCATTACTGCGGATGAGTGCAAGATTGGCATTATGCCTGGATACATCCATACAAAGGGCCATGTAGGAGTTGTTTCCCGCTCCGGAACACTAACCTATGAAGCTGTACATCAGCTGACACAGGCTGGAATTGGCCAAACAACAGCTGTGGGCATCGGCGGAGACCCTGTCAATGGTACAAACTTCATTGATTGTTTAAAAGCATTCAATGAGGATCCAGAAACCTACGCAGTCATCATGATTGGTGAAATTGGCGGAACTGCAGAAGAAGAAGCCGCTGAATGGGTAAAAGCGAATATGACTAAGCCAGTGGTAGGCTTTATCGGCGGTCGTACAGCACCTCCTGGTAAAAGGATGGGACACGCTGGGGCAATCATTTCCGGCGGTAAAGGTACTGCAGATGAAAAAATCCGAGTCATGAATGAATGTGGCATCAAGGTTGCTGATACTCCTGCGGTTATGGGAGAAACCTTGATTGAAGTCCTAAAAGAAAAAGGTCTTTACGAAAAATGTAAGACTCATTAA
- the sucC gene encoding ADP-forming succinate--CoA ligase subunit beta, with amino-acid sequence MNIHEYQGKEVLKKYGVAVPNGKVAFTVEEAVEAARELGSQVCVVKAQIHAGGRGKAGGVKVAKNLDEVRTYAEEILGKTLVTHQTGPEGKEVKRLLIEEGCDIKKEYYIGLVLDRATSRVVLMASEEGGTEIEEVAEKTPEKIFKEEIDPVIGLQAFQARRIAFNINIPKELVNQAVKFMTSLYQAYIEKDCSIAEINPLVVTGDGKVMALDAKLNFDSNALYRQKDILDLRDLEEEDPKEIEASKYDLSYIALDGNIGCMVNGAGLAMATMDIVKHYGGDPANFLDVGGGATAEKVTEAFKIILSDPKVKGIFVNIFGGIMKCDVIATGVVEAAKQIGLSVPLVVRLEGTNVEIGKQILRDSGLNIVAAESMADGAEKIVSLVK; translated from the coding sequence ATGAATATCCACGAGTATCAAGGGAAAGAGGTCCTCAAGAAATATGGGGTGGCTGTCCCTAATGGAAAAGTGGCATTCACGGTTGAAGAAGCAGTTGAAGCTGCGCGTGAATTAGGTTCACAGGTTTGTGTTGTTAAAGCACAAATCCATGCTGGCGGCAGGGGAAAAGCCGGCGGTGTCAAAGTGGCCAAAAATCTTGATGAAGTACGTACATATGCCGAAGAAATTCTCGGAAAAACACTTGTCACTCATCAGACTGGACCTGAAGGTAAGGAAGTGAAGCGCCTTTTGATTGAAGAAGGGTGCGATATTAAGAAGGAGTACTATATCGGACTTGTCCTTGACCGAGCTACCTCCAGAGTTGTCTTAATGGCATCAGAAGAAGGTGGCACCGAAATTGAGGAAGTAGCGGAAAAAACTCCAGAAAAGATTTTTAAAGAAGAAATTGACCCGGTAATCGGCCTTCAAGCCTTCCAGGCGCGCCGTATCGCGTTCAATATTAACATCCCTAAGGAATTGGTCAACCAGGCAGTCAAATTCATGACAAGCCTGTATCAGGCCTATATCGAAAAGGATTGCTCCATTGCTGAAATCAATCCGCTTGTTGTAACTGGCGACGGCAAAGTCATGGCGCTCGATGCAAAGCTGAACTTTGACTCCAATGCCCTTTACCGCCAAAAAGACATCCTTGATTTGCGTGACCTCGAAGAAGAGGATCCAAAGGAAATCGAAGCATCCAAGTATGACCTGAGTTACATCGCACTGGATGGCAACATCGGCTGTATGGTCAACGGTGCAGGACTTGCAATGGCTACAATGGATATCGTCAAGCATTATGGCGGAGATCCCGCAAACTTCCTTGATGTTGGGGGCGGCGCGACTGCAGAGAAGGTTACCGAAGCTTTCAAAATTATTTTGTCCGACCCTAAAGTGAAAGGGATTTTTGTCAATATTTTCGGCGGCATCATGAAATGTGATGTCATCGCTACAGGTGTTGTCGAGGCAGCAAAGCAAATCGGCCTTTCCGTGCCGCTAGTTGTTCGCCTTGAAGGAACAAATGTAGAAATCGGCAAACAAATCCTGAGAGATTCCGGCCTAAATATCGTTGCTGCTGAATCAATGGCAGACGGGGCCGAGAAAATCGTTTCATTGGTGAAATAG
- a CDS encoding ribonuclease HII, which translates to MGKRTMQEISAMLAQARDEKDPIFLEAEMDGRKGVQELIRKWKKAKASELSLKQKFIEMTFYERKARKEGFNLIAGTDEAGRGPLAGPVTAAAVILPEGFFLPGLDDSKKLTRKKRDEYEEIIKREAVSYNICFVSAEEIDQINILKASIKAMTHAAGGLLPQPDYLLVDAVKLAMPYPSEAIIKGDAKSISIAAASILAKNARDRFMEELALKYPQYGFERNAGYGTKEHLSAIENHGVTPYHRMTFSPLK; encoded by the coding sequence ATGGGAAAGAGGACAATGCAGGAAATAAGTGCCATGTTGGCACAAGCCAGGGATGAAAAGGATCCGATATTCCTTGAAGCAGAAATGGATGGCAGAAAAGGCGTCCAGGAGCTGATTCGCAAATGGAAAAAGGCTAAAGCGTCAGAGCTCAGCCTAAAACAAAAATTCATTGAAATGACCTTTTACGAACGTAAAGCACGCAAGGAGGGTTTTAACCTCATTGCTGGTACAGATGAAGCGGGAAGGGGACCGCTTGCAGGCCCCGTCACTGCGGCTGCGGTCATTTTGCCGGAGGGTTTCTTTCTGCCCGGCCTTGATGATTCAAAAAAGCTGACACGCAAGAAGCGTGATGAGTACGAAGAAATCATAAAAAGGGAAGCTGTATCCTACAATATTTGTTTTGTAAGTGCAGAGGAGATCGACCAAATTAACATATTGAAGGCGTCCATAAAAGCAATGACTCATGCCGCAGGCGGGCTTTTACCGCAGCCTGATTACTTGCTGGTCGATGCTGTTAAGCTAGCAATGCCATACCCGTCAGAGGCTATCATTAAAGGAGATGCAAAGAGTATTTCAATTGCTGCTGCATCCATTTTGGCTAAAAATGCCCGGGATAGATTTATGGAGGAACTTGCCCTTAAGTACCCTCAATATGGTTTTGAACGTAATGCTGGTTATGGGACGAAGGAGCATCTGAGTGCAATTGAAAACCATGGAGTCACACCCTATCATCGGATGACATTCTCTCCGTTAAAGTGA
- the ylqF gene encoding ribosome biogenesis GTPase YlqF, with translation MTIQWFPGHMAKARREVTEKLKLVDIIYELIDARIPYSSRNPMIDEIIQHKPRLVLLNKADMADKQATREWIRYFADKGIRALAINAQAGEGMKEIVSASNEILKDKFDRLKAKGVKPRAIRAMIVGIPNAGKSTLINRLAKRNLAKTGNTPGVTKAQQWIKVGKELELLDTPGILWPKFEDQEVGKKLAITGAIKDTILNLQDLALYGLKFLEKNYPGRLEERYQLDPVPEDPVELFESIGKFRRVLGGGGIVDYDKVAELVVREIRSEKFGPLTFERPEDILSNDDSK, from the coding sequence ATGACCATTCAATGGTTTCCTGGCCACATGGCGAAGGCACGCAGGGAAGTTACTGAAAAATTAAAGCTCGTCGATATCATTTACGAATTAATAGATGCAAGGATTCCTTACTCTTCAAGAAACCCGATGATTGATGAAATCATTCAGCATAAACCCCGGCTCGTACTGCTGAACAAGGCTGACATGGCGGACAAACAAGCGACCAGGGAATGGATTCGCTATTTTGCTGACAAAGGAATCCGGGCGCTGGCAATTAATGCCCAGGCTGGAGAGGGTATGAAGGAGATTGTTAGTGCCTCAAATGAGATCCTAAAGGATAAGTTTGACCGGTTAAAGGCAAAGGGCGTCAAACCAAGGGCAATCCGGGCTATGATAGTGGGAATTCCGAATGCTGGCAAGTCGACGCTCATAAACCGGCTGGCAAAGAGAAATTTAGCGAAAACTGGAAATACACCTGGTGTGACCAAGGCGCAGCAATGGATAAAGGTAGGCAAAGAGCTTGAGCTTCTGGATACTCCAGGAATTCTTTGGCCGAAGTTTGAGGACCAGGAGGTTGGCAAAAAGCTGGCGATTACTGGAGCGATAAAGGACACAATCCTCAATCTTCAGGATCTCGCACTTTATGGACTAAAGTTTCTCGAAAAAAATTACCCGGGAAGGCTTGAAGAACGCTATCAGCTCGATCCGGTACCTGAAGATCCGGTTGAACTGTTCGAAAGCATTGGCAAGTTCAGGCGCGTGCTCGGCGGGGGCGGTATCGTGGATTATGACAAGGTTGCCGAACTTGTTGTCAGGGAAATCCGGAGCGAGAAATTTGGGCCGCTCACATTTGAAAGGCCTGAAGATATTCTTTCAAACGATGATAGTAAATAG
- the lepB gene encoding signal peptidase I: MVKKKNEVWEWTKALLVAVALAAVIRYFLFAPIVVDGQSMMPTLKHADRMIVNKFSYQIGEPERFDIIVFHAPENKDYIKRVIGLPGDTVEYKDDTLYVNGKAYEEPYLEEYKQMVVDGPLTDPFTLEEKIGRKTVPEGELFVMGDNRRYSKDSRHIGTVPMEKVLGETSIVYWPLEDMRIVKPDEK; the protein is encoded by the coding sequence ATGGTCAAAAAGAAAAACGAAGTTTGGGAATGGACAAAAGCGCTACTCGTTGCAGTTGCATTGGCAGCAGTTATCCGATATTTCCTGTTTGCCCCAATTGTAGTTGATGGCCAATCGATGATGCCGACATTGAAGCACGCTGACCGGATGATTGTTAATAAATTCAGCTATCAAATCGGTGAACCAGAGCGCTTTGACATCATTGTGTTCCATGCGCCGGAAAACAAGGATTATATTAAACGTGTGATCGGACTTCCAGGAGATACGGTTGAGTACAAGGATGATACTCTTTATGTGAATGGCAAAGCATATGAAGAGCCGTATTTGGAAGAATATAAGCAAATGGTTGTCGATGGCCCTTTAACCGATCCGTTTACTCTTGAAGAGAAGATTGGAAGAAAGACTGTTCCTGAAGGAGAGCTATTTGTAATGGGCGATAACCGCAGATATTCAAAGGACAGCCGCCATATTGGTACGGTTCCGATGGAAAAGGTGCTTGGAGAGACTAGTATTGTATACTGGCCTTTAGAAGACATGCGGATAGTTAAGCCGGATGAGAAGTAA
- the rplS gene encoding 50S ribosomal protein L19 yields MQQLINDITKEQLRSDLPSFRPGDTVRVHVKVVEGTRERIQLFEGVVIKRRGGGISETFTVRKISYGVGVERTFPVHTPKIAKLEVLRRGKVRRAKLYYLRKLRGKKARIKEIR; encoded by the coding sequence ATGCAACAATTAATCAATGATATCACAAAAGAACAGCTTCGTTCTGATCTTCCTTCTTTCCGCCCTGGTGACACAGTACGTGTACACGTTAAGGTTGTTGAAGGTACTCGCGAGCGTATCCAGTTGTTTGAAGGTGTTGTGATCAAGCGTCGTGGTGGTGGAATCAGCGAAACTTTTACAGTTCGTAAAATTTCCTATGGAGTAGGCGTTGAGCGTACTTTCCCAGTCCACACACCAAAAATTGCGAAATTGGAAGTACTCCGCCGCGGTAAAGTCCGCCGTGCGAAGCTTTACTACCTGCGCAAGCTACGCGGCAAAAAAGCCCGTATCAAAGAAATTCGCTAA
- the trmD gene encoding tRNA (guanosine(37)-N1)-methyltransferase TrmD, with protein MKIDVLTLFPEMFEGVFGSSILKRAREKEAVTYNVVNFREYADNKHKTVDDYPYGGGAGMVLKPQPIFDAVEALSQDTSAKPRVILLCPQGERHSQKKAEQLSEEEHLIFICGHYEGYDERIRDIVTDEISIGDFILTGGELGAMVVIDSVVRLLPEVLGKQESHIQDSFSTGLLEHPHYTRPADFRGLKVPDVLISGNHKLVDEWRIKESLRRTWERRPDLFDHIELEPIHQKWLEEIKKESR; from the coding sequence ATGAAAATCGATGTCCTTACTCTTTTTCCAGAAATGTTTGAGGGTGTATTCGGCAGTTCAATTCTCAAACGAGCCAGGGAAAAAGAGGCTGTTACTTACAATGTAGTCAACTTTCGCGAGTACGCGGACAACAAACATAAAACAGTTGACGATTATCCTTACGGTGGCGGGGCAGGGATGGTACTGAAGCCTCAGCCTATTTTTGATGCGGTCGAGGCGTTAAGCCAAGACACATCTGCTAAACCGCGTGTAATCCTCTTGTGTCCGCAAGGTGAGCGCCATTCGCAAAAAAAAGCTGAACAGCTTTCTGAAGAGGAACATTTAATCTTCATATGCGGCCATTATGAGGGGTATGACGAGAGAATCAGGGATATCGTCACTGACGAAATATCAATCGGGGATTTTATTTTGACAGGCGGCGAGCTTGGTGCAATGGTCGTGATTGATAGTGTTGTCCGTCTGCTCCCTGAAGTACTTGGGAAACAAGAATCGCATATCCAGGATTCATTCAGCACCGGCCTTCTTGAGCATCCTCACTATACTAGACCTGCTGATTTCCGCGGCTTAAAAGTTCCGGATGTCCTCATATCAGGCAATCATAAGCTAGTCGATGAATGGCGGATAAAGGAATCGTTAAGGAGGACATGGGAGCGGAGACCGGACCTCTTTGACCATATCGAACTTGAACCAATCCATCAAAAATGGCTTGAAGAAATAAAAAAAGAGTCACGCTAG
- the rimM gene encoding ribosome maturation factor RimM (Essential for efficient processing of 16S rRNA) — translation MDKWFNVGKIVNTHGIKGEVRVISRTDFAEERYKKGNTLYLFLPKEKEPIEVIVKAHRQHKNFDLLTFEGYEDINKVEKLRDGILKINESQLGELEENEYYFHEIIGCTVSTTEGEEVGKITEILTPGANDVWVVKGKKGKEYYIPYIEHVVLKVDVKEKTVVIDPLEGLLS, via the coding sequence ATGGATAAGTGGTTCAATGTAGGCAAAATCGTCAATACTCATGGTATCAAAGGCGAAGTCAGGGTCATTTCAAGGACGGATTTTGCCGAGGAGCGGTATAAGAAAGGTAACACGCTGTATTTGTTCCTTCCGAAAGAAAAAGAGCCTATCGAGGTTATTGTGAAGGCACATCGACAGCACAAGAATTTTGACCTCCTTACCTTTGAAGGATACGAGGATATAAACAAGGTTGAAAAGCTTAGAGATGGCATTCTGAAAATCAACGAATCACAGCTTGGCGAGTTGGAGGAAAATGAATATTACTTCCATGAAATCATTGGCTGTACTGTCTCTACTACGGAAGGGGAGGAAGTCGGAAAAATCACCGAGATCCTCACACCAGGGGCAAATGATGTATGGGTTGTAAAAGGGAAGAAGGGGAAGGAATATTATATTCCTTATATTGAACATGTTGTCCTTAAGGTAGATGTGAAAGAAAAGACGGTCGTAATCGATCCGCTCGAAGGATTGCTATCATGA
- a CDS encoding YlqD family protein, which translates to MKILQTISVKQVLTETSRDKLRDQYLQNKLLLEKETGQLQFEQKKLEKTGKYQVSEVKSKFDKEIRQRAERIQELEFQLAQLDMLPLGSELKEKEVQAIIEVQPGDAWDNGNLKHEIIIRDGIIVEIR; encoded by the coding sequence ATGAAAATACTCCAAACGATTTCCGTTAAGCAAGTACTTACTGAAACAAGCAGAGATAAACTACGAGACCAATATCTTCAAAATAAGCTCCTGCTTGAAAAAGAAACGGGGCAGCTTCAATTTGAACAAAAAAAGTTGGAGAAAACCGGGAAATACCAGGTTTCTGAGGTCAAGAGCAAATTTGACAAAGAAATCAGGCAGCGGGCAGAGCGGATTCAAGAGCTTGAGTTTCAACTTGCTCAGCTGGATATGCTACCATTAGGTAGTGAATTAAAGGAAAAAGAAGTCCAGGCTATAATCGAGGTTCAACCAGGTGACGCCTGGGACAATGGTAACCTTAAGCATGAAATTATTATTAGAGATGGAATAATAGTAGAAATTAGATAG
- a CDS encoding KH domain-containing protein yields MKQLIETIVKPLVDYPDDVRVNVAKEDQRVTYHLSVNKSDMGKVIGKQGRVAKAIRTVVYAAGASEHKKLFLEIGE; encoded by the coding sequence ATGAAACAGTTGATTGAAACGATCGTTAAGCCCCTTGTTGATTACCCGGACGATGTTCGCGTGAACGTTGCCAAAGAGGATCAACGCGTAACCTATCACCTTTCCGTCAACAAGAGCGACATGGGAAAAGTAATTGGAAAGCAAGGGCGCGTTGCGAAAGCAATCCGCACTGTTGTGTATGCAGCAGGTGCATCGGAACACAAGAAACTGTTTTTAGAGATAGGTGAATAA
- the rpsP gene encoding 30S ribosomal protein S16, translating to MAVKIRLKRMGAKKSPFYRIVVADSRSPRDGRYIETVGTYNPVTAPAIVDINEELVLKWLKDGAKPSDTVRNLFSQAGIMEKFHNAKLGK from the coding sequence ATGGCAGTAAAAATTCGTTTAAAGCGTATGGGAGCTAAAAAATCTCCTTTCTATCGTATTGTTGTAGCAGATTCTCGTTCACCACGTGATGGACGTTACATTGAAACAGTAGGCACGTACAATCCAGTTACAGCGCCAGCAATTGTTGATATCAATGAAGAGTTGGTTCTTAAATGGCTAAAAGATGGCGCGAAGCCATCCGATACTGTTCGTAACCTATTCTCCCAAGCCGGCATCATGGAGAAATTCCACAATGCCAAGCTTGGTAAATAA
- the ffh gene encoding signal recognition particle protein, translating into MAFEGLADRLQNTMQRIRGKGKVNEADVKEMMREVRLALLEADVNFKVVKEFVKKVSERAVGQEVMKSLTPGQQVIKVVKEELTNLMGGEQSKIAVSSRPPTIIMMVGLQGAGKTTTTGKLALLLRKKYNRKPLLVAADIYRPAAIKQLETLGKQLDMPVFSLGDQVSPVEIARQAIAKAKEDHHDYVLIDTAGRLHVDEALMDELKDIKELTKPNEIFLVVDAMTGQDAVNVAQSFNEQLGLTGVVLTKLDGDTRGGAALSIRSVTNTPIKFVGMGEKMDALEAFHPERMASRILGMGDVMSLIEKAQANVDEEKAKELEQKMRTATFTLDDFLDQLGQVRKMGPLEDILKMLPGANKIKGLDSVSIDEKQIGHVEAIIQSMTTKEKEHPEIINSNRKRRIAKGSGRTVPEVNRLLKQFEDMKKMMKQMTNMQQKGKKKGGFKLPFKPF; encoded by the coding sequence ATGGCATTTGAAGGATTGGCCGACCGACTGCAGAATACGATGCAAAGAATCCGTGGCAAAGGGAAAGTCAATGAAGCGGATGTAAAGGAAATGATGAGGGAAGTCCGCCTGGCTTTGCTTGAGGCAGATGTTAACTTTAAGGTCGTCAAGGAGTTTGTTAAAAAGGTAAGTGAACGGGCAGTTGGCCAGGAAGTCATGAAGAGTCTGACACCAGGCCAGCAGGTAATTAAGGTCGTAAAAGAGGAACTGACTAACCTGATGGGCGGCGAACAAAGCAAAATTGCCGTCTCAAGCAGACCGCCAACCATTATTATGATGGTCGGTCTTCAGGGTGCTGGTAAAACGACCACCACCGGTAAGCTTGCTCTCCTGCTTCGTAAAAAGTACAACCGCAAACCTTTGCTTGTAGCTGCAGATATTTACCGTCCTGCGGCCATTAAACAGCTTGAGACGCTCGGTAAACAGCTTGACATGCCAGTGTTTTCGCTTGGTGACCAGGTCAGCCCGGTTGAAATTGCAAGGCAGGCCATTGCCAAAGCAAAGGAAGACCACCATGATTATGTACTGATCGATACCGCTGGGCGCCTTCATGTTGACGAAGCATTGATGGATGAATTAAAGGACATCAAAGAGCTCACAAAACCAAATGAGATTTTCCTTGTTGTCGATGCGATGACAGGACAGGATGCTGTCAATGTAGCACAAAGCTTCAATGAACAGCTAGGTTTGACCGGGGTTGTTTTGACAAAGCTGGATGGCGATACAAGGGGCGGTGCTGCACTTTCTATCAGGTCTGTTACGAACACGCCGATTAAATTCGTCGGTATGGGTGAGAAAATGGACGCCCTTGAAGCATTCCATCCTGAGCGTATGGCGTCACGGATTCTGGGGATGGGCGACGTCATGTCACTGATTGAAAAGGCCCAGGCAAACGTTGATGAGGAGAAGGCGAAAGAGCTTGAGCAGAAAATGCGTACGGCTACATTTACTCTCGACGATTTCCTTGATCAGCTTGGCCAGGTGCGAAAGATGGGGCCTCTTGAGGACATCCTGAAGATGCTCCCTGGAGCAAACAAGATAAAAGGGCTCGACAGCGTATCGATTGATGAGAAGCAAATCGGCCATGTTGAAGCAATCATTCAGTCCATGACAACCAAGGAAAAGGAACATCCTGAAATCATCAATTCCAACCGCAAGCGGCGCATTGCAAAAGGAAGTGGCCGGACTGTTCCAGAAGTCAACAGGCTTCTGAAGCAATTTGAGGACATGAAAAAAATGATGAAGCAAATGACCAACATGCAGCAGAAAGGCAAAAAGAAAGGCGGCTTCAAGCTTCCCTTTAAGCCATTCTAG
- a CDS encoding putative DNA-binding protein: MLEKTTRMNYLYDFYQSLLTEKQQSYMSLYYLDDYSLGEIAEEYDVSRQAVYDNIKRTEAMLEEYEAKLLLLQKFQERNILLAQIKELLQSDSVPKQDLLEKLAELEKLD, translated from the coding sequence ATGCTTGAGAAAACAACGAGAATGAATTATCTGTATGATTTTTACCAATCGTTGTTGACTGAAAAACAGCAAAGCTACATGTCTCTCTATTACCTGGATGATTATTCACTCGGAGAAATTGCTGAAGAATATGATGTTAGCCGCCAGGCGGTTTATGATAATATCAAACGGACTGAGGCAATGCTTGAGGAGTATGAAGCAAAACTTCTGCTTTTGCAAAAGTTCCAGGAACGTAATATTCTGCTGGCGCAAATAAAGGAACTGCTTCAATCTGATTCAGTTCCGAAACAAGATTTGCTCGAAAAATTAGCAGAGCTAGAGAAACTAGATTAG